AAGGAAAAATGAGAGGTGAGAataaattttaaaagaaaatatcaCATGTAAGCTGAATATTCTAGTTATAAAAGTGAAATGACCAATAACAACTTGAAATCTATCCAAACTGAAAATACTCAAACAGAACGCTACCTGTGCTAGCCTCAGGAGCCGGACCAAAGCTTTCAAGGAATCTGCATCCAGAAGAGGTGCACCTTCAATTTCTTTCACCTTCAGACGGTCTGCATAAGCTGAAGCCGTCCTTCGACCAATTGAAACACCAACACCCCTATCCATCAATGTCTGCCTATCGAATCCTAAACTATTCCTCCTAGCACTACTAAGCCTATGGGTGCTTCCAAAAAGGCTGCGGGCTTGATAGTGGCTCATTGCTCTATCTCTCAGCATCTGGGCTTCAGCAAGTAATGGAGAAGGTAGCGCAGATAGTACCGCTTCGGAAGAAGTCAAAAGAACCTGGAAAGGATATGATAAGATTTCATTGGCACGGCGAAATAAGAGAAACAATGTTTCAAAATACATACCTCTTCACGCAGATCAGCAGGGAATGTAGCTATAATAGAAGCATTATCCATGTCAGCTGCTTGACCTTCAGCTTGATGAGATTGTATAACTCTTTGTGCCCGTTGTTGTGCTAACACTTCTGCTTGGATATCTGGGGGAAGAGCAGCTAAAAATTCAGGATCAATGTCTTCTGCAGAAGGAGGTGTGTATGTGGTGGCTTGAACGGGTTGGGCAAGCTGGGAAGCCAGTACTTCTGCCCGCAAATCTTCTGGCAGTGCCTCCAAAAAGGTTGGATCAATAGTATTCGCACTTGAAGTTTCATTATTAGAACTGGTTTGATCACCCTGATTACCATCCTCGGCCACTGGAACGCTCGGTCCAGCAAGCGATTCATGTACCCTGACATCAGAAGCAAGAATAACACGTTCAGCCTGATTCTCTTCAGCGTGAGTACCATCCATCTCAACATCGGCAGTTAAATGAACTGAAGAAGCATGACCATCAACAGCCTCAGGAATTTCTGAGCCAGAGTCTAGACGTGCATAATTACTGGACTGGCTATCCGTCCTTGAGGATCCATAATCTAATCCACCCTGCAGAGATGAATCCCGGTTACTTGAATCCAAATTGAGAATGCCATCTGATGAGGTAACGAAATCAGGCACGGCCTGCAACTGTTCAGCAGAAGCACCACTATCCTCGCCAATTTCCATGCTTTCACTCCCATCTGGGATCCTGTTTAATGCATCCGGATGTGTTAACATACATTCCACCACTCGTAAACTTCCATCCTCGTCTCTGCCAGCAACCTGTTCACTTTCTGTTGGATTCTCTTGATTATCTGTTAATTCAATATTAACATCCTGATGTTGCACTTCACTTTGCTGACTATCAATGATATCACCAGCTATCAGTAATTGACTATCAATATGGGATGGTGGAATATCTGCTTGTGGCTTCTCCTCCGGTCTTGAGATCTCCGCCGGCCTTTGAGATAGAGGGCTGTTGGCATCAGTCACACTGCGCAACTGTGATATGAAATGATCCTCTACTGCATAAGCAATAGCAGCAGCTTGATTACTTCCCTGAGGCTGACCATCATCAGTCCACCGTCCATCACCCGGTCCTCTTCGTCCTCCTGCCAAGTGCTGCAAGGGATCCATCCCAAGAGAAAAATctatcagaggtggtggtggagcaCCAACAGACCGTTCACCGAAGAGAGTTGCCGATGCATGATCAGATGTAAGAACAGGAGCATCAAACATATAAAAGTGCGCTGCATCAAAACTTCCAACCTGTAAACTTTCCAAATCTCTAGATGAGTTTCCAGATGAAGACCACACTGAACTAACTGGATCCCCAGATTGGGATGGTCTCGTGAGGAGCGGATGTTGAAAACCACCAGTATCAAGACCACCAGACCGCTCAAGTAGAGTCCTATTAGCAGTTTGACGGCGTCTCTCAACACCTAGAGGCCTTCGAAGACCAAATATGTCATCCACATTTACCCCCTGGAAAGGCTCGGCAGCAACATCGATGAGGCCTCCTGCAGCTCCAGGCCGGCCAAGAACCTGCAAATGATCTAAACCATCCAAGCCTTCCCTCCACCTCACTTCTATAACAcgattttcatggaattcatcatcttcttcatcaatgaTCTCGTCATTGTACTCATCCCCGAGACCACTATCGTCATGGTCCTCCACATCAGTATCTGCTAGAGACATCAGCGCAGTACCATCTTCTGCTATatcctcttcctcctcatcctcGTCTTCATCATCCTCGTCATCATCTCCcatatcctcatcatcttcatcacccaTTTCATCATCTGCCCTGTGTTCAACTCGGAAAGTCATCTCAATTCCGTCACTGTTACTGTGTAATGCACCAGTTTCTTCCATCTCCTCCCGTACGAACTCTTCCCTATGCTCCACAGGCGGGTTAGCAGTGGTTTCTTCTCCTTCTACTCTTGTATCTTGCTCCATGGACTGATCTGGACTCCCACCTTGATCCCCGTCAGTATTAGAAGTACCCTGAAGCTGATGTTGCTCAAGTTGTGGAGCATCGTTACCCTCCTGTTGATTGATCTGATTCTGGTTGTTCTCCACAGCTTCACCAGCTGAAAATGCATTTGTTTGATCTCCACTTCTCCCATTTGTTACAGCAACTTTTTTCTTGGACCCATCCGACCTGAGCTGTTCACTAGCATTAGCAACCCTTGTTAAGCTCTCTAAAGCCTTGATTATGAGATTCACAACTTTTggagcatcaggatgatccaaatCAATAATCCGTACAATACTAGTCAGTGACTGAATCATCCCTCCATCAATCATTGTCTTTGCTATGTCTGGTGAGCAACCAGGACCAGGTAAATTGCTTGAGGATGAATTCTTTGACAATATCGAATTAACCAAGTCGGCAAAAGCTAAAACACTTCTATTTGGcaataagatgttctttgatgaaTTGTTCTCCAGGTTTGAAAATGAAAATAACGCTCGAGCAATTTCATTGATGACACGTCTACGCCCTTCACTAGAACGACCAGAGAGCACCACTAAAAACCATGAGGCTTTTTCAGACAGCTTGTCACTCCATTCATCAGCTGCGCCAGCAGTTTTATCAGAAGATAGCGGGAGTAGCCGATGCAAAATATGATACAGTACTCCACCTTGCCCAAAACCATCCACTGAAGTGTATCCTCGTTGTTGGCATATTTCCAGATCCCGTTTTAAAATCACCCCGACTGCGTGTACATACATCAGAAGAATATCACTCAACAGCTTAAGGACAAACGTCACTTTTGCTAACCCAGTCGATCTTTCTGAGAGGCTATTCATTTCCACTTTCTTTGTATCATCAACTTTTGATTTACCCTTTTTCCTCATAGCAGGCTCATCTACTTCCATAGGAACCGATGAATTTGTTAACTCTTCCTGGTTTTGTGCTGAAGGGTAACTCATGACTATTTCCAGGAGCTGGTCAATCACTTGTGTGAGGTTAGCAGGAACCTTCTTGTGGCCTTTAGAACATTTGCCTGGACCATCAAGTTGCTGCTTATTTTCAGATATCCGAACACCATCATTAGAAGATAGTCCAGCTTCACCACAAGATGTTTTtgatttgtctttttccttctctttttctttttctttttctttagataAGACCACGTTTATCCGGCTTCCTGACGTCTCCAATTGACAAACTGCAGCTGTGGCTCTCATGAAGACCACTGGATCTCTAGAAATAACAGGTGCCATAGCTGACAAAAAAATTCTAGGTGAAAGACGACCCGCATGACGGCTAAGAGTACCAGAGATAGTTTGTCGAATCTCCAACTCCATAGCTGTTTGTAAGGTTTGGGGATCTTCAAGTAGGTGCCTAACGATAGCAGATGCTACACTATTGTATCCAGGGAAGAAACAACTACTTGGGAGGCTAAAAAGGGCCACCAAACCTCCATTTTCAAGAAATTGCATGGCTACAGTATGGGTTTTTGTCAAGCGAGCACATAACTGCAGAACAGCCTGCATGACCACAGCTGGGACATGCTGTTTTATAAACTCCAAAGTAACTGAAAGTACCCTTTGGCTCTCCTCAAGAGTCAAGTAACCAGTAGACTTCCCTAATGTTTTCTCAAATACATTACTACTAGCTTCTTTATCCTTGGCCTCCTCCGAAGCAGGTTTGTTCTCTTCTACACCTGTGGAGAGTGATTGTGGAGGTTGGTCTTCAGCAGACTCTGTCATAGATTCAGTAGACTCGGGTAAAACTCTGGGCTTAGATTGCAACATGTTATCCAGGATAAGTAATAAAGCACTTATACATTTTGGGACCGCAACCTCTTCTCCTGACTCATTCCTCGCCTTGAAGTTCGTCAAGATATCAATTGCAGCAGAGACGATACCATTTTCTGCAGCAGTTTCTCGAGTACCACCATCTTCAGAAAGAAGCAAGGCCAAAATATGTGATAACGTACACAAGAGACCTGTATCTTTTGAAAAATCTGAAGGACAGAGCTTCAATTGCTGAATCAGATAGGTAACAACTCTTGGACGTTCTTCGCCTTTGTTTCGATTACAGAGTGTCACAAGCAAATCTGTCAATGAGAAAGCTATCGACTCACTACTTTGGAACAACTTCATAGAAGAAGCAAGAATATCATCAACTGGAGGTGCATCTGTTACTCTCTCCTCTGTAAGCACATCTTTCGCCTTATCAGTGTTATCCTCTTTTGATGTTTCTGACGAACTTCCAAGTGACAAAGCAAGTGCCCGAGCCAACTCATCATCTTCCTGCACAGGATCTTCGGCATGACTGAACAACCACTCCATGGCCATCTCAACACTATTTGTTTCCACCCGTCGCAGTGCTTCAACTGCCCTCGTACGAGTAAATCCCATTTCAACAATCGTAGAAATAGTAGATTCATCAGGAGGTGGGGCGATGAAACGTTGAGCTGCACTTCCTGTGGTACCATTTCTTCCCCGCTTTACATCTCCTACACCGGAATATATGTGTGTAATAAGAGAAACCATTGAAGAGATGAAAGCAGAGCTGCAACTAGGAAACATGGGGTGATTCCATACAGGAAGGACTGCATCAAGAACCTGAGACTGTAACATACGCACAAAAACTTCGGGATCCCTTGGAACAGGAAACAGGCCAATTGACAATCCTGATGCAAACGGCTGAACAAGCATCTGAGCTTGATATGAAGACGTCGGGGACAAAAGGAGAGCAGAATTTACAAAATATTCTAGCATACGGCAATAACTTTGTAATGTACTAATCAACCAAGATGAGCGACACAGCTTGTCTTCTTCACCTGCCTTATCTTGGTCAGTCCCGGATAAAGGAACAGAAAAAGGTAAAGTCCAGAGCAATTGGCTTGTAGCCTCAAATGTGGTTAAAAGTTCCTTGAAGGTTCCATGAACATAAAAATTATTCACCAGGACTGTATTGCATCCACGCCGTTTGCTATCAAAAGTGAGAGCCACCATGTCATCCACAACTTTTCCAAGATAACGACACTTCACTGACAGAGACATGTCAGGATCAGCTGAAGTAGAGTGTCCAGAAAAACTCAGAGCCTCATGAAAGATTTTTGAAAGGGATGTAGCAAGGCTCTTAGAGGCAGCACTCACAGAACCAGAGTCAGCTCTACGACGGTTCGGACCTGTAAACCCCTTAACAAGAGCAGCAAAAAACAAACGCATCGTAAGAGCAAGTTTATTTAGATTTTCCAGTAAGACAACATCAGGACTTCTTGCTTTGACATCTTGGACAGAAAAACTCTCTGATGCACTTCTAGGACCTTCTATGTCAATGCTTGAAGACTCCATATGTCGAATAAGCCTTTCACCACGAATCCGTGCTAACCCATGTCGTCCATGACGATGTATGCCTTCTCCAGAACGAACCACAGACAAAAACTCCTGCTCCGCATTCCATGGTGAGCGAGAACCATTCCTCATAGTGCCATGACTCGTGTATCTTACCATCGGAAGAAGATTAGAATCATCTTCAGTTCCAAGACCACTTGATGCAGAAGCATCTTTGGATCCTGATTCTTGATCTCCTCGCTTCTCTTCCACCTTGATATCACTGGATAAAGATATTTGCCATTGTATTTCCCTGTAAACTCTCCCTAAATCTTTCACAACATCAGCATCTGCGTTTCCCAGTTCAGGCATCATACTGCTGGACAACTTCAAAAGCGAATTGGAAAAAGCCAGAAGACCTTCCAGACTAGAAAGACATCTCAAGACTTCACTTTTCTTTGCTGACTCTATCCTACCGATTTGAGATCCTGCCACAGAACTTAATAATTCATTAGTTAACTTCAAACGTTCCCTCAAGAACGAGCACACCACCCTAGCTAGAGCAGCAGAATGCTGAGGCGAAAAATTCTTGAACGCAGCAGCTACATTGTGACCAATAGAAACAAAAAGAGGCACTAATGGCAAATTAAATATCTGTAGAATAGCTTCAACACCCTTCTTCTCAATAAATATACGACATGTGTCCGCATTCTGAAGAACGGTTTCCAGAAGACGAGAAGCATTACTTATATATTCAGGCAGTATAGACTCGGTATCAGCCAATGGGCCCTCAGAAGAAGTTTCAGTAACTTGGTCAGAACTTTCCATTTTGGATGGTTCCCCATCCTCTCCTGAAACCACATTCTTTTCATCTATATCGGTTTCCATTGGAACAGGAGCGGAAGAGCACTGAGAATCAATCGCTGAAGAAGAAGCTTCCACCACACTGCCAATCTTCGAAATGGTATTCAAGATCTCAATTAACATGTCAACTCCAGGTGCTCTCAAGGAAGAAGCATGGCGCATCAACTCATCCAAACCAGTCGACAGAGAAGCAGGAGTATCGCCGGCCAGGGCATGTAGATAAGATTTAGAGGTGAATATTTTAACAAAGCACCTAAGAGCATTGCGATCCTTTACAGCCTGAAGACCGCTGTTGTTCAAACACAGTGCATCCAGGCATTGAGGGATGCATGTGACAGCTTCAGAAGAGCAAAGGATCCCATCCATAATAGCATCCAGGAAAGCAGCAGGAAGATTAGCCGCATCTAAAACAGGATAACAGGTTGGGTCTTTGTGAATGAGATCGCTCATGACAGTAGCTGcaagagaaaatacaccaccACCAAAACCTTTGGCTCTTCTGAAAATAATACACAAGCAATGAGGTAATAAGCTCTCTTCAGAGCCATAAATACGAGCAGCACTTCCAGGGGCATAAGTGCCAAGTGATATAGCACGCAGTAAAGCTTTCATAAGCAACCTGCGGTGATAAGCAACCAATGCATCGTTATATTGAGGATGTACATTATCTACCTCCGCtgaaaaatctgaaaccacttctTTTCCCTTGCGACTACCCTGGGACTCTTCTCCAGGTTTTTTTGAACCTTTCTCCTCTACGTGAGAAACTTCAATTTTCAAACGGGCAATAGTGTCATCTAAACCTCCCAAATCTCTAAATAATGCAGCAGCCGGATTACTATAATCCATAAAGGCTTCTAGAACATGAACTGCAGTACTGACCAGGTGCAAGTGTTGGGGGTCCGTATCattaagaagaggaagaagagtggGTATGAATCCAGCTTCCTGCAAGGCCGAGCAGCCAGAAGACGATGAAACCAAAACAGTGACAAGAGATAAGAGAGATTCAGCAAAAACAACAGACCATCTTGAGACATCACTGGTAATAGAATCAATAGTCTTTTGCATGAGACTGGATAGAATTCCACGATGGCCGCCTGAAGTCACAGCACTTAATACTGTTGTCTGACGGGAACGATCTTGACAAAGAGCAACCAGAGCTTGTATACCCAGAATGCGAATCTTTTCGGGAACAGCCTCTTCGTAACTGATTAAGCTTACCAGTTCACTGACAAATTCAGGCTCATTAGTGAAAAATGCAGCCAAGTCTTCGGCATCATGGCTTGCTTGAGCAAGTATTATAAAAGCATAGAGGCGAATACATATATACTGCTGTCTTGCAGCTAAAGATCCAAAGGCCCTTGCAAACCGCAATCTTGTCAGCAAAGAGAATCTCAAACTAGGAGGTACCTTCCACTCTGATACTAGGTTATTAAGAAGCTCTAGGTCACTTTCTTCGTGGGTGTGTATGTTGGGCAAATGAATGAATTGTAACCCTTCAGTCATCTGGTTTGTTGTTGTTGCCTCATTTGATGAACCGCTTGCTGAATAGAACTCAAAGTGGAGGGTACAACCCAATTCATAAGATACTGGATCACAACCCTTCTCTACAGCACATGAGACGATGCCAAGGCCTTCATCCTTGCTCCCCCAGCCTTGTGAAAAAGTAAATAACTTTGAACCTAGTGATGCATCTCGTATAGAGCACTTCCCCATGGTTTTCTTCAAGAATGCAACCAAAGTTTGTAGACTTGCCTCGACAATGTCTGCATCAGTAGAAGCAAGCAGAGACGAAAGATGCTGCTGCATTACCAATGGCAACAAAAATAAtcaggaaaaagagattaaactTAAAGAAAAATGACAAGAGATTGATTTAATTAAGTTATGAGCAATAAATCTTGTAGTATCGAAGTATTCAATGTggtcatgaaaaaaaaaaaaacgagctaGCACACGTGTTTTTTGTGATCGCCAAAAAAATAAGAATGGCAACACCAGTTCAAATTAAACATACCTCATAAGAACTATAGAAATGCTTGTTCGTGCAATTCTCCAAAACTATCCTTATAACACGGAGAATGCTGAGAACAGCTCCTCTTGGGAAGGGAAAATCGACGGCCAGAGAATCATCTTCAATATGCAAATCCTTCCTCGACTTTATGTGCTTCTCAAAGAATGAATCAAAATGATTAAAGAGATCGACCCAATGGTGAAAATCTCCCTGCTTTAAGAAAAACAAAGTGCTGTGAGTTTATTTGCAGAAACCACAAAATAAAATTAGGAAATCATACTCAGAATCCCACCTTATCATATTCCCAGGCAAACCCTTTTAGAGATTCCTCAATTTTCTCATGTGGAACAGCAGTGACGCTGTTAATGAATGATTTGATTTTAGGAGGCTGCAAACAAACACAAACAAACCTCAGCAAACCATAATTCTGCAATACAAATCAATATGCGAATGAAGAAATTAGGTAATCTCTCATGTCTTCTTAGCCATATGAGATTACCTTAAAGCTTAGTTCTATGTTGCTCTATCACAACTAATCTGCATTAGCTTCCCCTGATGACCCTTAGATGTATTTGacttccatatcaacccaaaCCAAGCCCTTGTAATGAACTGGATAATTCATAATTTTGCTAATTTTCTAAAACAATAGCACTCACTGAACACACTGAAGTCAGTAAATTTACAATTGATTCACTTGCTACATCAAAATCACTAAAGTCATGCATGCCAAGTAAGTAAAACTGAACTAATAAACACTCAACCCACAAAACTATTCATCATAAACCCTAATAACCCGTTTTCTTCTTACAAAACCTAAATCACAAAACGTAacaattaaaagaaataaaaatcaaaacttaaatagGGCGTATCCACTTACCACTTCTAAAACCCTCCTTTTTTTCAACTTCATCTTTAATTAAGCATTGCCAgagttacaaaaacctaaaaaagatcgATCTTTGATGGAAAATCGATCATAATTGACAGTCAGTAACAAAACAATTTAACATATATAATTGATAACTTATGAATTAAGGAAGAAGAATTCTTTACCGAAAAGATTCTTTACAAAGATAATAGAGAGTTGATGGTGATAGAATGAGAGGGATAATATATACAAAGAGATTGAGAAGAAGATTGAATGAAAAAAATCAGAACTTTCTGACGAAATTTGGGGTTTTCAAAAGAGGGGTTTTCTTTTGATTACCGATCTGATCGAGAGAGATATATATTCTAGTTTCCAACTGAGAGAGAAGAATAGCTTACAGGAGTTTTTAGATAAAAAGTTGAAAATTTACCTCTTTTTAATTTATAATGACTAAATTGACCTTACAATTGAGGTGTATCAGTGCCTTGCTTCTCCAAAACCCTTCCCGGGACTAGTGTCCCAAAAGATTAAtacctaggggtgcacatatcctacccatacccgccaaccctgcccgccagttttttaactgtattctatcctatccactatatggagggtaaagattttcttaaccgccagtaaacgggtagggtggcgggtaaagctcgaaattatcctaccctaccagCATACCCGCCTATTTATACTATTGATCTCTGTCGTTGGTCGTTTAATCTCTGACGTTGATCTTTATACTATTGATCTCTGCCGTTGGTTTTCGTTTAATCTCTGTCGTTGGTTTTCGTTTTCCTCTACCTAAAAAGTAAAAACTAAAAACTGAATTCATTTCTCAAACCAGAAGACTCTCTACGCAGAGAAACTCCCAGAACGCAGAAgcataatcaaatcaaaatcaaatctgtTAACAGATCTCGTTTAGGACCCTTTAATCGGTTGATTCAAGGTAAGATCTAACTTCAAagttgattttgtttcatttttttttgtgtgttaaaTTGATTGCAAAATCATAGTGTTTCATGCATGTTGCAGGATACGAGGAATCTGAGTTTGCAAAGCTAATGAAGGGTTTAGTGAGTGGTTCTTCCTCCTAATTTAAAATCCAAACTAATTTTCAAAGGTATGAGTAAAACCCAGATTCCTTTTTTTACTTGGGGTGAAATTGGAAACCTTACACAGATAGAGCAAGAAGATAGAGAGAATGGGTATGCTTCTAACAATCCAATCCCAGTATCAGGTTTAGGGAGTAGTACGAATTCTCAAAcaaccaaaagaacaacaacaactaaTAATAAGAAGCTTAAAAAAGAAACcccaccttcagttggagcacctgtCAAGGTAAAAAAATTCATCTTTGCATGTCATCAAACTCTTTGTAATTAGTCTCATTAAGGATTTAGATTTCATAAAGAGATATTTTATTAGTGATTTTGATAATGAATCGACAGGTAAGAAAGAAAAAATCGGAGAAAGAATTGCAGCATTGCAACAACTAGTCTCACCATTGGAAAGGtataatcaatttttatttttttcaatttcagtAAAAGATAATaggaattttgtttcattttttatttttttcaatttcagtAAAAGATAATACGAGGAATCTGAGTTTGCAAAGCTAATGAAGGGTTTAGTGAGTGGTTCTTCCTCCTAATTTGAAATCCAAACTAATTTTCAGGTGAAAATTCACTAAACCCAGATTTCTATTTTTGATCCTTGCAATTATTGATTTCTTTAAAATAGTGAGTTTTGTGTAgcatttataaaccctaattcaccTTCTACTTTTCTGATCTTTTTCACAGCAGTTAAGATCTAGGATACCAACACTGCTGCTCAATTTCAGGTGATTCAATGTCCCCGGTTGTTAAAAAGGTTAGAGCACATCTTGTGGAAATTACTTCAAAAC
This is a stretch of genomic DNA from Papaver somniferum cultivar HN1 chromosome 1, ASM357369v1, whole genome shotgun sequence. It encodes these proteins:
- the LOC113301975 gene encoding E3 ubiquitin-protein ligase UPL1-like isoform X1 codes for the protein MKLKKRRVLEVPPKIKSFINSVTAVPHEKIEESLKGFAWEYDKQGDFHHWVDLFNHFDSFFEKHIKSRKDLHIEDDSLAVDFPFPRGAVLSILRVIRIVLENCTNKHFYSSYEQHLSSLLASTDADIVEASLQTLVAFLKKTMGKCSIRDASLGSKLFTFSQGWGSKDEGLGIVSCAVEKGCDPVSYELGCTLHFEFYSASGSSNEATTTNQMTEGLQFIHLPNIHTHEESDLELLNNLVSEWKVPPSLRFSLLTRLRFARAFGSLAARQQYICIRLYAFIILAQASHDAEDLAAFFTNEPEFVSELVSLISYEEAVPEKIRILGIQALVALCQDRSRQTTVLSAVTSGGHRGILSSLMQKTIDSITSDVSRWSVVFAESLLSLVTVLVSSSSGCSALQEAGFIPTLLPLLNDTDPQHLHLVSTAVHVLEAFMDYSNPAAALFRDLGGLDDTIARLKIEVSHVEEKGSKKPGEESQGSRKGKEVVSDFSAEVDNVHPQYNDALVAYHRRLLMKALLRAISLGTYAPGSAARIYGSEESLLPHCLCIIFRRAKGFGGGVFSLAATVMSDLIHKDPTCYPVLDAANLPAAFLDAIMDGILCSSEAVTCIPQCLDALCLNNSGLQAVKDRNALRCFVKIFTSKSYLHALAGDTPASLSTGLDELMRHASSLRAPGVDMLIEILNTISKIGSVVEASSSAIDSQCSSAPVPMETDIDEKNVVSGEDGEPSKMESSDQVTETSSEGPLADTESILPEYISNASRLLETVLQNADTCRIFIEKKGVEAILQIFNLPLVPLFVSIGHNVAAAFKNFSPQHSAALARVVCSFLRERLKLTNELLSSVAGSQIGRIESAKKSEVLRCLSSLEGLLAFSNSLLKLSSSMMPELGNADADVVKDLGRVYREIQWQISLSSDIKVEEKRGDQESGSKDASASSGLGTEDDSNLLPMVRYTSHGTMRNGSRSPWNAEQEFLSVVRSGEGIHRHGRHGLARIRGERLIRHMESSSIDIEGPRSASESFSVQDVKARSPDVVLLENLNKLALTMRLFFAALVKGFTGPNRRRADSGSVSAASKSLATSLSKIFHEALSFSGHSTSADPDMSLSVKCRYLGKVVDDMVALTFDSKRRGCNTVLVNNFYVHGTFKELLTTFEATSQLLWTLPFSVPLSGTDQDKAGEEDKLCRSSWLISTLQSYCRMLEYFVNSALLLSPTSSYQAQMLVQPFASGLSIGLFPVPRDPEVFVRMLQSQVLDAVLPVWNHPMFPSCSSAFISSMVSLITHIYSGVGDVKRGRNGTTGSAAQRFIAPPPDESTISTIVEMGFTRTRAVEALRRVETNSVEMAMEWLFSHAEDPVQEDDELARALALSLGSSSETSKEDNTDKAKDVLTEERVTDAPPVDDILASSMKLFQSSESIAFSLTDLLVTLCNRNKGEERPRVVTYLIQQLKLCPSDFSKDTGLLCTLSHILALLLSEDGGTRETAAENGIVSAAIDILTNFKARNESGEEVAVPKCISALLLILDNMLQSKPRVLPESTESMTESAEDQPPQSLSTGVEENKPASEEAKDKEASSNVFEKTLGKSTGYLTLEESQRVLSVTLEFIKQHVPAVVMQAVLQLCARLTKTHTVAMQFLENGGLVALFSLPSSCFFPGYNSVASAIVRHLLEDPQTLQTAMELEIRQTISGTLSRHAGRLSPRIFLSAMAPVISRDPVVFMRATAAVCQLETSGSRINVVLSKEKEKEKEKEKDKSKTSCGEAGLSSNDGVRISENKQQLDGPGKCSKGHKKVPANLTQVIDQLLEIVMSYPSAQNQEELTNSSVPMEVDEPAMRKKGKSKVDDTKKVEMNSLSERSTGLAKVTFVLKLLSDILLMYVHAVGVILKRDLEICQQRGYTSVDGFGQGGVLYHILHRLLPLSSDKTAGAADEWSDKLSEKASWFLVVLSGRSSEGRRRVINEIARALFSFSNLENNSSKNILLPNRSVLAFADLVNSILSKNSSSSNLPGPGCSPDIAKTMIDGGMIQSLTSIVRIIDLDHPDAPKVVNLIIKALESLTRVANASEQLRSDGSKKKVAVTNGRSGDQTNAFSAGEAVENNQNQINQQEGNDAPQLEQHQLQGTSNTDGDQGGSPDQSMEQDTRVEGEETTANPPVEHREEFVREEMEETGALHSNSDGIEMTFRVEHRADDEMGDEDDEDMGDDDEDDEDEDEEEEDIAEDGTALMSLADTDVEDHDDSGLGDEYNDEIIDEEDDEFHENRVIEVRWREGLDGLDHLQVLGRPGAAGGLIDVAAEPFQGVNVDDIFGLRRPLGVERRRQTANRTLLERSGGLDTGGFQHPLLTRPSQSGDPVSSVWSSSGNSSRDLESLQVGSFDAAHFYMFDAPVLTSDHASATLFGERSVGAPPPPLIDFSLGMDPLQHLAGGRRGPGDGRWTDDGQPQGSNQAAAIAYAVEDHFISQLRSVTDANSPLSQRPAEISRPEEKPQADIPPSHIDSQLLIAGDIIDSQQSEVQHQDVNIELTDNQENPTESEQVAGRDEDGSLRVVECMLTHPDALNRIPDGSESMEIGEDSGASAEQLQAVPDFVTSSDGILNLDSSNRDSSLQGGLDYGSSRTDSQSSNYARLDSGSEIPEAVDGHASSVHLTADVEMDGTHAEENQAERVILASDVRVHESLAGPSVPVAEDGNQGDQTSSNNETSSANTIDPTFLEALPEDLRAEVLASQLAQPVQATTYTPPSAEDIDPEFLAALPPDIQAEVLAQQRAQRVIQSHQAEGQAADMDNASIIATFPADLREEVLLTSSEAVLSALPSPLLAEAQMLRDRAMSHYQARSLFGSTHRLSSARRNSLGFDRQTLMDRGVGVSIGRRTASAYADRLKVKEIEGAPLLDADSLKALVRLLRLAQPLGKGLLQRLLLNLCSHSITRANLLRLLLSMIKPEAEGLVSGPASVSAQRLYGCRWNVVYGRSQHLDGLPPLVSRRILEILTYLATNHPEVAHILFYFDHRLVTDSPISVDDKNDKGKGKLIEGTDVPNQLEASQVGDIPLILLLKLLSRPLFLRSNAHLEQVMGLLQVVVFKAALRLECETQSEQPAATSQAEPVNEGAEDIQHESPIVEPDSNQELIKDTSANISTLEPKRTTNLYDIFLQIPESDLRNICGLLAREGLSDKVHLLAAELVKKLASTAKPHRKLFTAELAGLAHSLSSSAVSELVTLRSTNMLGLSAGSMAGAAILRVLQALSNLTSPIPEGSKGQENDAEQEKLTDVLNLNVALEPLWQELSDCISTTEVKLGQSLVSSPISNPNPRDPVGGNPSLSPPLPPGTQRLLPFIEAFFVLCEKLQTNATGQQDQVNVTASEVKDGAWTSFALEKFDGVVQRRPDGAVTFARFSEKHRRLLNAFIRQNPGLLEKSLCMMLKAPRLIDFDNKRAYFRSRIRQHHEQHPSAPLRISVRRAYVLEDSYNQLRMRPTQDLKGRLTVQFQGEEGIDAGGLTREWYQLLSRVIFDKGALLFTTVGNNATFQPNPNSVYQTEHLSYFKFVGRVVAKALFDGQLLDVYFTRSFYKHILGVKVTYHDIEAVDPDYYKNLKWMLENDVSEIPDLTFSMDADEEKHILYEKTEVTDYELKPGGRNCRVTEETKHEYVDLVAGHILTNAIRPQINSFLEGFNELVPRELISIFNDKELELLISGLPEIDLDDLQANAEYTGYSAASNVVQWFWEVVKAFSKEDMARLLQFVTGTSKVPLDGFKALQGISGPQRFQIHKAYGAPERLPSAHTCFNQLDLPEYSSKEQLQERLLLAIHEASEGFGFG